In Chryseobacterium lactis, a single genomic region encodes these proteins:
- a CDS encoding polyphosphate kinase 2 family protein, with product MDTNFSDDFQVNGKFSIKKTSTSYKGKLTKDEGVQLLIKEKEKLRELQEKLYADGSQSLLVVLQAMDAAGKDSLIEHVFGGVNPQGCNVTSFKTPSSKEYSHDFLWRHYLALPQKGMIGIFNRSHYESVLVCKVHPEYNLSEKTWSSVKDFDNKFWENRYESIRNFEKHLSQNGTTIIKIFLHVSKDEQKKRLLDRINEQDKNWKFSTGDLPERALFDQYMESYETAINETAKDHAPWYVLPADNKWFARVAAVQIIIDTLEKMNLKYPSLSDKEKQGLIDAKKTLESE from the coding sequence ATGGACACCAATTTTTCAGATGATTTCCAGGTAAATGGAAAATTTTCAATTAAAAAAACTTCAACATCTTATAAAGGTAAACTGACTAAGGATGAAGGCGTACAATTATTAATTAAAGAAAAAGAAAAGCTTCGTGAACTGCAGGAAAAACTCTATGCAGATGGCAGCCAGTCTCTTCTTGTAGTACTTCAGGCAATGGATGCAGCAGGGAAAGATAGTTTGATAGAACATGTTTTTGGAGGAGTAAATCCGCAAGGATGTAATGTAACGAGCTTTAAAACGCCAAGTTCTAAAGAATATTCTCATGATTTTCTATGGAGACATTATCTGGCACTGCCTCAAAAAGGAATGATCGGAATTTTCAACCGTTCACATTATGAAAGTGTTTTAGTATGTAAGGTACACCCTGAATATAATTTAAGTGAAAAAACTTGGTCTTCCGTAAAAGATTTTGACAATAAATTCTGGGAAAACAGATATGAAAGCATCAGAAATTTTGAGAAACATCTTTCTCAAAACGGGACAACTATTATTAAGATCTTTTTGCATGTATCTAAGGATGAACAGAAAAAAAGACTTCTGGACAGAATCAATGAGCAGGATAAAAACTGGAAATTCTCTACAGGAGATCTTCCTGAAAGAGCATTATTTGATCAGTATATGGAATCCTATGAGACGGCCATTAACGAAACAGCCAAGGATCATGCGCCATGGTATGTGCTTCCTGCCGATAATAAATGGTTTGCAAGAGTTGCCGCTGTTCAGATTATCATCGATACATTAGAAAAAATGAACCTTAAATACCCAAGTCTTTCTGATAAAGAGAAACAAGGGCTTATTGATGCTAAAAAGACCCTGGAGAGTGAATAA
- a CDS encoding RNA polymerase sigma factor codes for MDSREKEFAQLIKDNQGLIIKVSRLYTNSLEDEEDLFQEIVLQLWRSYDSFKGNSKISTWMYRVALNTAITLFRKKSKSLPTNELDINHKDFVEDDDEKQQQISLLYTVIKTLPNIERAIVMMYLDDLPYKDIAENLGITEVNARVKMNRLKKTLKEQMEKYA; via the coding sequence ATGGATTCCAGAGAAAAAGAATTTGCGCAACTCATCAAGGATAATCAGGGTTTGATTATTAAAGTATCGCGCTTATATACTAATTCTCTTGAAGATGAGGAAGATCTTTTCCAGGAGATTGTTTTACAACTCTGGAGAAGCTATGATTCTTTTAAAGGAAATTCCAAAATTTCCACATGGATGTATCGTGTAGCGCTCAATACAGCCATTACCCTCTTTAGAAAAAAAAGCAAAAGCCTTCCCACCAATGAACTGGACATCAACCACAAAGATTTCGTGGAAGATGATGACGAAAAACAACAACAAATATCGCTTTTGTATACTGTAATCAAGACTCTTCCAAATATTGAAAGAGCCATTGTCATGATGTATCTTGACGATCTGCCTTACAAGGATATTGCAGAAAACCTCGGAATCACGGAAGTCAACGCACGTGTGAAAATGAACAGATTAAAGAAAACCCTTAAAGAACAGATGGAAAAATATGCCTGA